Proteins encoded by one window of Dioscorea cayenensis subsp. rotundata cultivar TDr96_F1 chromosome 6, TDr96_F1_v2_PseudoChromosome.rev07_lg8_w22 25.fasta, whole genome shotgun sequence:
- the LOC120262825 gene encoding uncharacterized protein LOC120262825 codes for MRYKDDGNIREYVLDMFHLAGKLKGLKIELPEDVLVHLVLISLPPRFSQFEVSYNCQKDKWTLNELISHLVQEEDRTKQHKVESAHLASSNSGPQKKRKYDKAAAPKSCKKTKGPEKEHKELKCFFCKKASHVKKDCPKYRAWRVKKGLPELPNSE; via the exons ATGCGGTATAAGGATGATGGGAACATACGTGAGTACGTTCTCGACATGTTTCATCTAGCTGGGAAATTGAAAGGCTTAAAAATTGAATTGCCAGAAGATGTTCTGGtgcatttggttttgatttcccTCCCTCCTCGATTCAGTCAGTTTGAAGTGAGCTATAACTGTCAGAAGGATAAGTGGACATTGAATGAGCTCATCTCACATTTGGTACAGGAGGAAGATAGAACGAAACAGCATAAAGTTGAGAGTGCGCATTTGGCATCTTCTAACTCAGGCCCtcaaaagaagaggaaatacgATAAAGCTGCGGCACCAAAATCGTGTAAGAAGACCAAAGGCCCTGAAAAAGAGCATAAAGAGTTGAAATGCTTCTTCTGCAAGAAGGCTTCTCATGTAAAGAAAGACTGCCCTAAGTATCGCGCTTGGCGCGTAAAGAAAG GGTTGCCTGAACTGCCGAACTCCGAGTGA